In Ignavibacteria bacterium, the sequence TCGTGCATTCCTTCTTCTATTTCTTCATTATTCAAAAGCGTTGCTACTTCTTGACCGAGAACGTTGTAGATTTTCAACGTTGTTTGTAAGGGCAATTCATGAATTGCCCCTACGGGAATTTCAAATCGAATCGTTGTTGTCGGATTAAACGGATTCGGATAGTTTTGACTTAATGAAAATTCTTTAGGAATATTTACTTCCCCCGCGGAGATGGTGGAGGTGGTATTATTATTCTTCAATACAGAAACTGTATTTGAACCGTGATTTGCAACGACCATATCGCCATCACCATCCCCATCTATATCGCTCACAGAAAGTGAATATGGACTATCTCCTGTTGGGTAATCAACCTTCGCCATAAATGTTCCATTTCCATTATTCTTCAACACAGATACAGTATTTGAAACTCTATTTGTAACGACAATATCGCCATCACCATCGCCTTCTATATCGTTCACAGAAACGAAAGATGGCCCAATCCCTGATGCATAATCAACTTTCGCAGCATACGTGCCATCCCCATTATTCTTGAACACAGAAACTATATTTGAATTATTTGAACTTGCATTTGCAACCATATCGCCATCCCCATCGCCATCGATATCGCTCACATACACTGAATTTGGATAATTTCCCGTTGCATAATCAACTTTCTCTGCATACGTTCCATTCCCATTATTCTTCAACACAGAAACTGTATTTGAATTGAAATTTGCAACTACAATATCGCCATCACCATCGCCATCGATATCGCTCACAGAAATTGAGCGCGGATAAATTCCTACTGTATAATCAACCTTCTCCTCAAATGTCCCATTTCCATTATTCTTTAAAACAGATACTGTATTTGAATTCCAATTTGCAACGACAATATCGTCATCACCATCGCCTTCTATATCGTTCACAGAAACGAAAGATGGCCCAATCCCTGATGCATAATCAACTTTCTCCTCAAACGTTCCATTCCCATTATTCTTTAACACAGAAACTGTATTTGAAAACCTATTTGCAACGACAATATCGCCATCACCATCGCCATCGATATCGCCCACAGAAACTGATATCGGGAAACTACCTGTTGCATAATCAACTTTCTCCGCATACGTTCCATTCCCATTATTCTTCAACACAGAAACTGTATGTGAACCATTATTTGCAACAACAATATCGCCATCACCATCGCCATCTATATCGTTCACAAAAACTGAATACGGATCAGTTCCTGTTGTATAATCAACCTTTGTCAAAAATGTACCAACAGAAGTATTCACAACAATTGAAAATTGCCACAGCAACGGTGCAATAGCAACATCGTTTGCATTTTTTATTGTGTTGGTTACATTTACCGTAATAATGTCGCCTTTTTTAAAAGGAGCATTGGGAGTAAATGTAACGACTGTATTGCCGTTAGTAAATGCAAACGTCCCGCGATACCTTCCGCTTGTCTGTCCGTTCACCAAAAACGAGGAAGTGTCGTTAAATGTTGTG encodes:
- a CDS encoding T9SS type A sorting domain-containing protein; translated protein: MKLYNRHLLFTALLFFFTLLHTPCVFAQVISVSPAQNAWNVQPNATIQVTFAQAMNPTTFNDTSSFLVNGQTSGRYRGTFAFTNGNTVVTFTPNAPFKKGDIITVNVTNTIKNANDVAIAPLLWQFSIVVNTSVGTFLTKVDYTTGTDPYSVFVNDIDGDGDGDIVVANNGSHTVSVLKNNGNGTYAEKVDYATGSFPISVSVGDIDGDGDGDIVVANRFSNTVSVLKNNGNGTFEEKVDYASGIGPSFVSVNDIEGDGDDDIVVANWNSNTVSVLKNNGNGTFEEKVDYTVGIYPRSISVSDIDGDGDGDIVVANFNSNTVSVLKNNGNGTYAEKVDYATGNYPNSVYVSDIDGDGDGDMVANASSNNSNIVSVFKNNGDGTYAAKVDYASGIGPSFVSVNDIEGDGDGDIVVTNRVSNTVSVLKNNGNGTFMAKVDYPTGDSPYSLSVSDIDGDGDGDMVVANHGSNTVSVLKNNNTTSTISAGEVNIPKEFSLSQNYPNPFNPTTTIRFEIPVGAIHELPLQTTLKIYNVLGQEVATLLNNEEIEEGMHEVEWDASGLSSGVYFYKLSTSTFSQTRKLLLVK